A section of the Ruania halotolerans genome encodes:
- a CDS encoding FtsW/RodA/SpoVE family cell cycle protein — translation MTSYYLIGGATLLLLAFGLIMVLSASSIPSLRDGDSITSGFQNQALYALVALPVAFAITRIPVRWIRRLAWPAMLGALGLQLLLFTPLAVGKGGNSAWVQLAPGAVFQPSEFGKFGLALWLGAVLATKGRLLRHWSHVLFPAVVVATIFLGTVVYSKDLGTAMIMIALVAGALWVAGVPISKFVVAGSIVLAAVAAFVVSSDNRTSRILSFLNMGGHESLSDQPLRAIQGLGTGGISGVGLGASREKWLWLPAAEDDFIFAIIGEELGLLGCLLVLALFVVLAIGFSRVITRHPDPFVKITTAAIACWILGQALVNIGVVIGVLPVIGVPLPLLSKGGSALVTTLGALAVVLAFARDEPCAKEALAARRGSMRRSLSVIAPGSGRARG, via the coding sequence GTGACCAGCTACTACCTGATCGGTGGCGCCACGCTGCTGCTGCTCGCCTTCGGGCTGATCATGGTGCTCTCCGCTTCCTCCATCCCCTCGTTGCGTGACGGCGACTCCATCACGAGCGGGTTCCAGAACCAGGCGCTGTACGCGTTGGTCGCGCTGCCTGTGGCTTTCGCGATCACGCGCATCCCAGTGCGCTGGATCCGACGGCTCGCGTGGCCCGCGATGCTCGGCGCCCTCGGGCTGCAGTTGCTGCTGTTCACCCCGCTGGCCGTGGGTAAGGGGGGAAACTCCGCCTGGGTGCAACTCGCTCCCGGGGCGGTGTTCCAGCCCTCGGAGTTCGGGAAGTTCGGGCTGGCGCTCTGGCTCGGCGCCGTCCTGGCGACGAAGGGCCGGTTGCTCCGGCACTGGTCGCACGTGCTGTTCCCAGCCGTGGTCGTGGCCACGATCTTCCTCGGTACCGTGGTCTACTCCAAGGATCTAGGCACGGCGATGATCATGATCGCCCTCGTGGCGGGCGCGCTGTGGGTGGCCGGGGTGCCAATCTCGAAGTTCGTGGTGGCCGGGAGCATCGTGCTCGCCGCCGTCGCCGCGTTCGTGGTCTCCTCCGACAACCGCACGAGCCGGATCCTGTCCTTCCTCAACATGGGCGGCCATGAATCGCTGAGTGATCAGCCCTTACGTGCGATCCAGGGATTGGGTACGGGTGGTATCTCCGGGGTGGGCCTGGGCGCCTCGCGGGAGAAGTGGCTGTGGTTGCCGGCCGCTGAGGACGACTTCATCTTCGCCATCATCGGCGAAGAACTCGGCCTGCTCGGTTGCCTCCTGGTGCTTGCCCTGTTCGTGGTCCTCGCAATCGGCTTCAGCCGGGTCATCACCCGGCACCCGGACCCGTTCGTGAAGATCACCACCGCAGCGATCGCCTGCTGGATCCTCGGCCAGGCGCTGGTGAACATCGGTGTGGTGATCGGAGTGCTACCCGTGATCGGCGTGCCCTTGCCGCTGCTGTCCAAGGGTGGTTCGGCCCTGGTGACGACGCTCGGGGCGCTCGCCGTTGTGCTCGCGTTCGCACGCGATGAACCCTGCGCGAAGGAGGCGCTCGCGGCGCGCCGCGGGTCGATGCGCCGATCACTGTCCGTGATCGCTCCCGGATCGGGACGCGCGCGTGGTTAG
- the murD gene encoding UDP-N-acetylmuramoyl-L-alanine--D-glutamate ligase, translating to MTHLLPGAGIDELRGRAVLVAGLGASGRSAVEALTELGAQVTAVDSRDMQDVLPPATELPSGVRVLTDSDPTALAERAWEFSPSLVVASPGWSPAAPLLTYATASNVPIWSEVELAWQVCPAHVRWLTLTGTNGKTTTVGMLAAMLTAHGWNAPAVGNVGTPIAATVLGARAGDGPGIDALAVELSSFQLHYTHSVSAVASACLNVDADHLDWHGSMDAYVAAKERVHHSTKVACIYNVADPRTREMVAEADVIEGARAVGFTHGSPSVGELGMVEDVLADRAFVANRQTHAAELGSLTDLEHLGSDGDVPPHIVANALAAAALARAAGVDSADVASGLRAYSPGEHRMQTIATLDGVRYIDDSKATNAHAAAAALSAMEAGRTIWIAGGLAKGARLDDLVAAHRDKVRAVVVIGVDQRPVLEALERHAPGLPRHVVPGGDTEVMRTAVDAARAFAQPGDVVLLAPACASMDQFRSYAARGEAFADAVRELES from the coding sequence ATGACACACCTGTTGCCAGGTGCGGGGATCGACGAACTGCGCGGGCGAGCCGTCCTCGTCGCCGGCCTCGGCGCATCCGGTCGCTCGGCCGTGGAGGCACTCACCGAACTCGGAGCGCAGGTGACGGCCGTCGACAGCCGGGACATGCAGGACGTCCTACCGCCTGCAACGGAGCTGCCCTCCGGTGTGCGAGTGCTCACTGACTCAGATCCGACGGCGCTCGCCGAGCGTGCGTGGGAATTCTCACCCAGCCTGGTGGTCGCCTCGCCGGGGTGGTCCCCCGCGGCGCCACTGCTCACCTATGCCACGGCAAGCAACGTGCCGATCTGGAGTGAGGTGGAGCTGGCCTGGCAGGTCTGCCCGGCGCACGTACGCTGGCTCACGCTCACCGGGACGAACGGCAAGACGACGACGGTGGGCATGCTGGCGGCGATGCTCACCGCGCACGGGTGGAATGCTCCGGCCGTGGGGAACGTCGGCACCCCGATCGCCGCCACGGTGCTTGGCGCGCGGGCTGGTGACGGACCGGGTATCGACGCGCTCGCGGTAGAACTGTCCAGCTTTCAACTGCACTACACCCACTCGGTCTCCGCGGTCGCCTCGGCCTGCCTGAACGTGGACGCCGATCACCTGGACTGGCACGGCTCGATGGACGCCTACGTGGCCGCCAAGGAGCGCGTGCACCACAGCACCAAGGTGGCCTGCATCTACAACGTGGCCGATCCGCGGACCCGGGAGATGGTGGCCGAGGCGGACGTCATCGAGGGAGCACGGGCCGTCGGATTCACTCACGGCAGCCCCAGCGTGGGTGAACTCGGCATGGTCGAGGATGTGCTCGCCGACCGGGCATTCGTGGCGAACCGGCAGACGCACGCCGCAGAGCTGGGATCTCTGACGGATCTGGAACACCTCGGTAGCGACGGTGACGTGCCGCCGCATATCGTGGCGAACGCCCTGGCTGCTGCTGCCCTCGCTCGGGCCGCGGGGGTCGACTCCGCTGACGTGGCGAGCGGGCTGCGTGCCTACTCCCCGGGAGAGCACCGGATGCAGACGATCGCCACCCTGGACGGTGTGCGATACATCGACGATTCGAAGGCCACCAACGCGCACGCGGCTGCGGCAGCGCTGAGTGCGATGGAGGCCGGCCGGACCATCTGGATCGCCGGCGGTCTGGCCAAAGGTGCCCGGCTGGATGATCTGGTGGCAGCACATCGCGACAAGGTGCGTGCCGTCGTCGTGATCGGTGTGGACCAGCGCCCCGTACTCGAGGCACTTGAGCGACACGCGCCCGGCCTCCCGCGCCATGTGGTGCCCGGTGGCGACACTGAGGTCATGAGGACCGCCGTCGACGCCGCGCGAGCATTCGCCCAGCCCGGCGACGTGGTGCTGCTCGCACCCGCATGCGCCTCCATGGACCAGTTCCGGTCCTATGCGGCGCGCGGTGAAGCGTTTGCCGACGCCGTCCGGGAGCTGGAGTCATGA
- the mraY gene encoding phospho-N-acetylmuramoyl-pentapeptide-transferase: MIAILVSGALALTVSLLGTPLFIRFLVRRNYGQFIRQDGPTAHFTKRGTPTMGGVVIIVATLVGYVFANMVTGNMPSASGLLLLFLMVGLGVVGFLDDFIKISRQRSLGLSPAWKIVGQGVIGVAFSVLVLQFPNARFRTPASMEISFTRDVGLDLAFAGATVGLILFVIWANFLITAWSNAVNLTDGLDGLATGASMFVFGAYTLVTFWQVNQSCQLLASAGPSCYEVRDPRDLSIVAAAIVGACFGFLWWNASPAKIFMGDTGALALGGALAGMTILTRTEILGAIIGGLFVLIILSDVIQIGFFKATGRRVFKMAPLHHHFELMGWGEVTIVIRFWIIAALCACLGLGVFYAEWFTG; encoded by the coding sequence GTGATCGCGATCCTCGTCTCCGGGGCCCTGGCATTGACCGTCTCATTGCTGGGCACGCCGCTGTTCATCCGGTTCCTGGTGCGCCGCAACTACGGCCAGTTCATCCGCCAAGACGGTCCAACGGCCCATTTCACCAAACGTGGCACCCCCACGATGGGTGGCGTGGTCATCATCGTGGCCACTCTGGTGGGGTATGTGTTCGCCAACATGGTCACCGGCAATATGCCGAGTGCTTCCGGACTGCTCCTGCTGTTCCTCATGGTCGGGCTCGGGGTCGTCGGGTTCCTGGATGACTTCATCAAGATCAGCAGGCAGCGCTCGCTCGGGCTGAGCCCGGCCTGGAAGATCGTCGGTCAGGGTGTGATCGGTGTGGCGTTCTCGGTGCTGGTGCTGCAGTTCCCGAACGCCCGGTTCCGCACACCCGCCAGCATGGAGATCTCCTTCACCCGTGATGTCGGCCTCGACCTCGCATTCGCCGGCGCGACCGTCGGCCTGATCCTGTTCGTCATCTGGGCGAACTTCCTCATCACCGCGTGGTCGAATGCCGTGAACTTGACCGATGGTCTGGACGGGCTCGCCACCGGAGCCTCGATGTTCGTCTTCGGTGCCTACACGCTCGTGACGTTCTGGCAGGTGAACCAGAGCTGTCAGCTGCTGGCCAGCGCGGGTCCCAGTTGTTACGAGGTGCGCGATCCCCGCGACCTGTCGATCGTGGCCGCGGCCATCGTGGGCGCCTGTTTCGGCTTCCTCTGGTGGAACGCCTCCCCGGCGAAGATCTTCATGGGAGATACCGGCGCGCTCGCCCTCGGTGGAGCACTGGCCGGGATGACGATCCTCACCCGCACCGAAATCCTCGGAGCCATCATCGGTGGGTTGTTCGTGCTGATCATCCTCTCCGACGTGATCCAGATCGGGTTCTTCAAAGCCACTGGCAGGCGCGTTTTCAAGATGGCTCCACTGCATCACCACTTCGAATTGATGGGGTGGGGTGAGGTGACGATCGTGATCCGGTTCTGGATCATCGCTGCCCTCTGCGCGTGTCTGGGGCTGGGCGTCTTCTACGCCGAGTGGTTTACCGGATGA
- a CDS encoding UDP-N-acetylmuramoyl-tripeptide--D-alanyl-D-alanine ligase: MITLTLAEIAAATGGKVLAAATAPPLQEEARRSAGATSADAVQVTGATVIDSRDVGAGDLFVAVPGERVDGHDYLHAAADRGAVAALVSRHVPGSPVPMVLVADAQIALGVLAREVLARLRSAGELTVVAITGSVGKTTTKDLLAQLLTPLGGLIAPAGSFNNELGLPLTVLRATPSTRVLVLEMGADAPGNLTYLTSIAPPDIAVVLAVGTAHLGGFGSVEGIARAKAELVQGLRPDGVAVLNADDVRVAAMSALSAGAQVRTFGTGPDAEVRAEEVSVDATGRAAFTLSIDGVCAPVQVALVGGHHVTNALAAAAVCLTLGLSVEEVAQRLAHAGALSPHRMHVRTWGERTVIDDAYNANPDSMRAALDALTAIAAGRRTVAVLGEMLELGDIAEQAHEQIGAYAAEHADMIVVVGAGADGIARGARSAGAQVRTVADVKEAEELVVTDLGPEDVVLIKSSNSAGLAVLADRLVADAGDAEELA, translated from the coding sequence ATGATCACGCTCACGCTCGCCGAGATCGCTGCTGCGACCGGCGGCAAGGTGCTCGCTGCGGCGACGGCACCGCCGCTTCAGGAAGAAGCACGACGCTCCGCCGGCGCGACCTCCGCAGACGCAGTGCAGGTCACCGGTGCGACCGTGATCGACTCCCGCGATGTCGGGGCCGGTGACCTTTTCGTCGCTGTGCCGGGTGAGCGGGTGGATGGGCACGACTACCTGCACGCGGCCGCTGATCGCGGAGCGGTCGCTGCCCTGGTCTCCCGCCATGTGCCGGGCAGCCCCGTCCCCATGGTGCTCGTGGCGGACGCCCAGATCGCGCTGGGCGTCCTGGCCCGAGAGGTGCTCGCACGGCTGCGTTCAGCCGGTGAGTTGACCGTGGTGGCGATCACCGGTTCGGTGGGTAAGACCACCACCAAGGACCTGCTCGCTCAGTTGCTCACCCCGCTGGGTGGCCTGATTGCCCCGGCGGGCTCGTTCAACAACGAGCTGGGGCTTCCGCTCACCGTGCTCCGGGCCACGCCCAGTACACGAGTGCTGGTGCTGGAGATGGGGGCTGATGCACCGGGCAACCTCACCTACCTGACCTCGATCGCCCCGCCCGATATCGCCGTCGTACTCGCGGTGGGTACTGCCCACCTGGGCGGGTTCGGCAGCGTCGAAGGCATCGCCCGTGCGAAGGCGGAACTGGTGCAGGGCCTACGCCCTGACGGCGTCGCCGTGCTCAACGCCGACGACGTCCGGGTGGCCGCGATGTCAGCGTTGTCCGCGGGCGCGCAGGTGCGCACGTTCGGCACTGGCCCGGACGCCGAGGTGCGTGCCGAGGAGGTGTCCGTCGACGCCACCGGACGAGCGGCGTTCACGCTAAGCATCGACGGCGTGTGTGCACCGGTGCAGGTTGCCCTGGTGGGGGGACACCACGTCACCAATGCCCTCGCCGCCGCCGCCGTCTGCCTCACCCTGGGCCTGTCGGTGGAGGAGGTGGCGCAGCGGCTCGCTCACGCCGGTGCACTCAGTCCGCACCGCATGCATGTGCGCACATGGGGCGAGCGCACCGTCATCGATGACGCCTACAACGCCAATCCGGACTCCATGCGCGCCGCCCTGGACGCCCTGACCGCGATCGCGGCCGGACGGCGTACTGTGGCCGTGCTCGGGGAGATGCTCGAACTCGGTGATATCGCTGAGCAGGCGCATGAGCAGATCGGTGCGTACGCGGCCGAGCACGCGGACATGATCGTGGTGGTCGGTGCCGGCGCTGACGGGATCGCCCGAGGAGCTCGATCCGCCGGGGCACAGGTACGCACTGTGGCAGATGTGAAGGAAGCAGAGGAACTTGTGGTCACCGATCTCGGGCCCGAGGACGTCGTGTTGATCAAGTCGTCCAACTCGGCCGGGCTTGCGGTGCTCGCCGACCGTCTCGTGGCCGACGCAGGGGATGCGGAGGAGCTCGCGTGA
- a CDS encoding UDP-N-acetylmuramoyl-L-alanyl-D-glutamate--2,6-diaminopimelate ligase has translation MNASDAPVTRTTADLAIAFRLEVIQAGEVEVTGVSLDNRQVRPGDLFAALPGARTHGADHAVAAVEAGAVAILTDAAGAQRLSLAGSSVPVLVAPDIRAVLGDVSAAVYGEPARRLRSFGITGTNGKTTTTYLLEQILDRLGRTTGLIGTVELKVAGEQTPARLTTPEAPQLQALLAQMVTAGVTDLVMEVSSHALALHRVDAIVYDMVGFTHLTADHLDFHGGMEEYYRTKASLFTPARARRGVILADDSWGRRLAAEAEIPVVTIGTQTPPTRPDPDTDWLLTIVAARPDHTTFTVTHRDGRSLSTEVWMPGRFNVTNAAMAVVMALESGISIGDLHRVLGHHGLRGNVPGRMERVADHPRCIVDFAHNTEALNLALKALRPTTKGRLFVVFGATGERDTAKRPLMGEVAVAGADVVVITDDDPHDEDAAQIRSEVMVGAVRALPAAQRAGRTVDVFEVAPRAKAIRRAVQFAGPADTVLIAGRGHETIQEIAGVEHHLDDREEVRAALAEGSVR, from the coding sequence ATGAACGCCTCTGACGCGCCGGTCACCCGAACCACGGCAGACCTCGCCATCGCCTTCCGGCTCGAGGTGATCCAGGCGGGTGAGGTCGAGGTGACTGGCGTCAGCTTGGACAACCGCCAAGTCCGCCCGGGTGACTTGTTCGCCGCCCTGCCCGGTGCACGCACTCACGGTGCCGACCACGCCGTGGCCGCCGTCGAGGCGGGGGCTGTGGCGATCCTGACCGACGCTGCCGGCGCGCAGCGGCTATCACTGGCAGGCTCATCGGTGCCGGTCCTGGTGGCCCCGGACATTCGGGCGGTGTTGGGCGATGTCAGTGCCGCCGTCTACGGCGAGCCCGCGCGCAGGTTGCGCAGCTTCGGGATCACGGGCACGAACGGCAAGACCACCACCACCTACCTGCTGGAGCAGATCCTCGACCGGCTCGGCCGGACCACAGGTCTGATCGGAACCGTGGAGCTGAAGGTGGCCGGTGAGCAGACTCCGGCACGGCTGACCACACCTGAGGCGCCGCAGCTGCAGGCCTTGCTCGCCCAGATGGTGACAGCCGGCGTGACAGATCTCGTGATGGAGGTCTCCTCGCACGCACTGGCTCTGCACCGGGTGGACGCGATCGTCTACGACATGGTCGGTTTCACCCACCTCACCGCTGATCATCTGGACTTCCACGGTGGAATGGAGGAGTACTACCGCACCAAGGCCTCGCTGTTCACGCCTGCTCGCGCCCGTCGCGGCGTCATCCTGGCCGACGACAGCTGGGGTCGCCGCCTCGCGGCCGAGGCCGAGATTCCGGTGGTCACGATCGGCACGCAGACGCCTCCCACGCGGCCGGATCCCGACACGGACTGGTTGCTGACCATCGTGGCCGCCCGCCCCGACCACACCACATTCACCGTGACTCACCGTGACGGGCGCAGCCTGTCCACCGAGGTGTGGATGCCGGGCAGGTTCAATGTGACCAACGCCGCGATGGCGGTGGTGATGGCGCTCGAGTCGGGGATCAGCATCGGTGACCTCCATCGCGTGCTGGGTCACCATGGTCTGCGCGGGAACGTGCCGGGCCGGATGGAGCGCGTTGCCGACCACCCGCGCTGCATCGTCGACTTCGCCCACAACACCGAAGCCCTGAACCTGGCACTCAAGGCACTGCGTCCCACCACCAAAGGCCGATTGTTCGTGGTCTTCGGAGCGACCGGCGAACGCGATACCGCCAAGCGCCCGTTGATGGGCGAAGTGGCTGTCGCGGGCGCCGATGTCGTGGTCATCACCGATGACGATCCGCACGATGAAGATGCCGCACAGATCCGCAGCGAGGTGATGGTGGGTGCGGTGCGTGCACTGCCGGCCGCGCAGCGAGCCGGGCGGACGGTCGACGTCTTCGAGGTGGCTCCCCGCGCGAAGGCGATTCGTCGTGCCGTGCAATTCGCCGGACCGGCCGACACCGTGCTCATCGCCGGCCGTGGGCACGAAACCATCCAGGAGATTGCGGGTGTGGAACATCATCTCGACGATCGGGAAGAGGTGCGCGCCGCGCTCGCCGAGGGGTCGGTTCGATGA
- a CDS encoding peptidoglycan D,D-transpeptidase FtsI family protein: MTATRPGGNSFTAVGTPERRQIVLLAMLLVVVLAFAGRLVYVQVFAGPGLAAAATNERSYSYTEPALRGSIVDSSGTVLATSVQTYRVVVNQDAIPAYLTADSEGEPTGYGAAAAARDLAPLLNRDVNALGAELVGQDRYHILAREVAPEVWREIAALGIPGVSAEETFERAYPNGNTAGQIVGWVNDEGDGAAGLESTMNTRLLGADGEFTVEIGASGQVIPTGHNASTPMVPGCDVHLTVDADLNWQAQTVVDDAVDQYGAEWGAAVVIDVDTGRILALADSDVVDPNNPGASRYTGSHAVQDIFDPGSTGKVLTVLSALEEGVVTPTTPIEDPYRLTTENGQTFHDHTEHPDQILTTTGVLAESANTGTVLIGERMSDQTRFEYMQRLGWGERTGMGMPGETAGILHHYEDWDGRQRYTTMFGQGVSVNLLQNTGVFSTIANGGVRMPLSIVDGYDCADGYEQIDPGEPVQVVSEESSDQMIRMLESVVTDAGTGESAAIEGYRIAGKTGTAQMPGDDGELTEVAASFVGIAPADDPQIAVGVVMYNPDTGIYGGTIAAPVFHEITAFALQSLGVPPSGEEAAPYPLRPDDQ; this comes from the coding sequence ATGACTGCGACGAGGCCGGGAGGCAACTCGTTCACTGCCGTGGGTACGCCGGAACGCCGGCAGATCGTGTTGTTGGCGATGCTGCTCGTGGTGGTGCTGGCCTTCGCGGGCCGGCTCGTCTACGTCCAGGTCTTCGCCGGACCCGGGTTGGCCGCGGCCGCGACGAACGAGCGCAGTTACAGTTACACCGAGCCGGCCCTGCGCGGATCGATCGTGGACTCCTCCGGTACGGTGCTGGCGACATCGGTGCAGACCTACCGCGTGGTGGTCAATCAGGATGCGATCCCGGCCTATCTCACCGCCGACTCCGAGGGTGAGCCGACCGGATACGGGGCAGCAGCTGCCGCTCGCGATCTGGCGCCACTCCTGAATCGGGACGTGAATGCGCTCGGAGCCGAGCTCGTCGGCCAGGATCGCTACCACATCCTCGCCCGCGAGGTGGCGCCGGAGGTGTGGCGGGAGATTGCCGCCCTGGGCATCCCCGGGGTCTCGGCGGAGGAGACGTTCGAACGGGCCTATCCCAACGGGAACACTGCGGGTCAGATCGTCGGCTGGGTGAACGACGAGGGTGATGGCGCGGCCGGCCTGGAGTCCACGATGAACACCCGGCTCCTCGGTGCTGACGGCGAGTTCACCGTCGAGATCGGGGCGTCCGGCCAGGTGATCCCCACCGGTCACAACGCCTCCACCCCGATGGTGCCCGGGTGTGACGTGCACCTGACCGTGGATGCTGACCTGAACTGGCAGGCGCAGACCGTGGTGGACGACGCCGTCGACCAGTACGGCGCCGAGTGGGGCGCCGCGGTGGTGATCGACGTCGACACCGGGCGCATTCTCGCCCTCGCCGACTCCGATGTGGTCGATCCGAACAATCCGGGTGCCTCCCGGTACACCGGATCGCACGCCGTTCAGGACATCTTCGACCCCGGGTCCACGGGCAAGGTGCTCACCGTGCTCTCGGCACTTGAGGAGGGGGTCGTCACCCCGACCACCCCTATCGAAGATCCGTACCGGCTCACCACGGAGAACGGGCAGACCTTCCACGACCACACCGAGCATCCCGATCAGATCCTCACCACCACCGGGGTACTCGCCGAGTCCGCGAACACCGGCACCGTCCTCATCGGCGAGCGGATGAGTGATCAGACCCGCTTCGAGTACATGCAGCGGCTCGGCTGGGGTGAGCGCACGGGAATGGGGATGCCCGGTGAGACGGCCGGAATTCTGCACCACTACGAAGACTGGGATGGCCGCCAGCGCTACACCACGATGTTCGGCCAGGGGGTCTCGGTGAACCTGCTGCAGAACACCGGGGTGTTCTCGACCATCGCCAACGGCGGGGTTCGGATGCCGTTGAGCATCGTGGACGGCTATGACTGCGCGGACGGTTATGAGCAGATCGATCCCGGCGAGCCGGTACAGGTGGTCTCCGAGGAATCCTCGGATCAGATGATCCGGATGCTCGAGAGCGTGGTGACCGACGCCGGGACCGGTGAGAGCGCCGCGATCGAGGGCTACCGGATCGCCGGAAAGACCGGTACGGCGCAGATGCCCGGCGACGACGGCGAACTCACCGAGGTCGCGGCGTCCTTCGTGGGCATCGCCCCGGCTGATGACCCGCAGATCGCGGTCGGCGTGGTGATGTACAACCCAGACACCGGCATCTACGGCGGTACGATCGCGGCCCCGGTGTTCCACGAGATCACCGCATTCGCCCTGCAATCACTCGGTGTACCACCCAGCGGCGAGGAAGCCGCGCCGTACCCGCTGCGCCCCGACGATCAGTGA
- the rsmH gene encoding 16S rRNA (cytosine(1402)-N(4))-methyltransferase RsmH, with protein MTSHDRHLPVLAQRCLDLLEPAVNSPGAVLIDATLGLGGHAEAALRRFEQLRVIGIDRDPAAIAAAQVRLAEFGDRFCAVHAVYDEIAAVAATYGTSAHAPGRVQGILFDLGVSSMQLDEAERGFSYAQDAPLDMRMDQSTGPTAADLLAHESEADLRRILYQYGEEKFAPRIAGAIVRARAQEPITRSGQLVQLVRENIPHAARRTGGNPAKRTFQALRIAVNAELDVLARALPAALDALAVGGRIVVESYQSLEDRLVKQALAAGARSSAPVGLPVTLPEHEPSLRLLTRGAERADEDEVTRNPRSASVRVRAAERLREGSPA; from the coding sequence ATGACATCGCATGATCGGCACCTCCCCGTGCTGGCGCAGCGATGCCTCGACTTGCTCGAGCCCGCGGTGAACAGCCCTGGTGCGGTACTCATCGACGCCACCCTCGGCCTCGGCGGACACGCCGAGGCCGCGTTGCGTCGGTTCGAGCAGTTGCGCGTGATCGGTATCGATCGCGATCCTGCGGCCATTGCGGCTGCGCAGGTGCGGCTCGCCGAGTTCGGCGATCGGTTCTGCGCCGTCCACGCCGTCTACGACGAGATCGCCGCCGTCGCCGCCACCTATGGCACGTCAGCTCACGCGCCAGGCCGTGTGCAGGGGATCCTGTTCGACCTTGGCGTCTCGTCGATGCAGCTCGACGAAGCCGAACGCGGGTTCTCCTACGCTCAGGACGCTCCGCTGGACATGCGGATGGACCAGAGCACGGGTCCGACTGCCGCCGACCTGCTCGCCCATGAGTCGGAGGCGGATCTGCGGCGCATCCTGTACCAATACGGCGAGGAGAAGTTCGCGCCGCGGATCGCCGGTGCGATCGTCCGGGCTCGCGCCCAGGAGCCGATCACCCGCTCCGGTCAGCTGGTGCAGCTGGTGCGAGAGAACATCCCGCACGCTGCCCGTCGTACCGGTGGCAATCCGGCCAAGCGAACATTCCAAGCGTTGCGGATCGCCGTCAACGCCGAGTTGGACGTGCTCGCTCGCGCGTTGCCGGCGGCGCTTGATGCGCTCGCTGTGGGGGGCCGGATCGTCGTGGAGTCCTACCAGTCCCTCGAAGACCGGCTGGTCAAGCAGGCGTTGGCTGCGGGGGCTCGTTCGAGCGCCCCAGTCGGGCTACCGGTCACCTTGCCCGAACACGAACCGTCCCTGCGCCTGCTCACCCGTGGTGCCGAACGTGCCGATGAGGACGAGGTCACCCGCAATCCCCGATCGGCGTCGGTGCGGGTTCGCGCGGCCGAACGTCTCCGTGAAGGGAGCCCCGCATGA
- the mraZ gene encoding division/cell wall cluster transcriptional repressor MraZ — protein MFLGTYEPRLDDKGRLILPAKFREPMAGGIVITRGQDRCLYAYPRVEFERILERMQDASTTSKRNRDYMRVFLSGASDEIPDKQGRVTITANLRNYAGLSRELAVIGAGTKVEIWDLESWNTYLDENEQAFADISEEVLPGL, from the coding sequence TTGTTTCTCGGTACGTACGAGCCGCGACTCGACGACAAGGGCCGCCTGATCCTGCCCGCGAAATTCCGTGAGCCCATGGCGGGCGGGATCGTGATCACTCGCGGTCAGGATCGATGCCTGTACGCCTACCCGCGCGTGGAATTCGAACGAATCCTGGAGCGGATGCAGGACGCTTCGACCACGTCGAAGCGCAACCGTGACTACATGCGGGTGTTCCTCTCCGGGGCCTCGGACGAGATTCCGGACAAGCAGGGCCGCGTGACCATCACGGCGAACCTGCGCAACTACGCCGGACTGAGCCGCGAACTCGCGGTGATCGGCGCAGGCACGAAGGTCGAGATCTGGGACCTGGAGTCGTGGAACACCTACCTCGACGAGAACGAACAGGCATTCGCCGACATCAGCGAGGAGGTGCTGCCCGGACTCTAG